In Apis cerana isolate GH-2021 linkage group LG5, AcerK_1.0, whole genome shotgun sequence, a single genomic region encodes these proteins:
- the LOC107994397 gene encoding solute carrier family 12 member 4 isoform X7 codes for MSNSGAIPLILVKKEQLVEGDGGGAGGDGDSMVGGGNSEKKNTEYETNLFLYSEEMEVRPRISTLLNSLSDYSNTIPAATDPDAKPPPVQGGARMGTLIGVFLPCIQNIFGVILFIRLTWVVGTAGAFQGFFIVLCCCCVTMLTAISMSAIATNGVVPAGGSYFMISRSLGPEFGGAVGMLFYTGTTLAAAMYIIGAVEIVLTYMAPSLSIFGDFTKDPNIMYNNFRVYGTGLLMVMGTIVFIGVKFVNKFATVALACVILSIVAVYVGLFYNFNGNESLKMCVLGRRLLKDINVLTECNKNTSGILHQLYCGNTTNTNKCDPYYMENDVTIINGIRGLASGVFLDNIWDSFQEEGQLIAYGRDPKDIDMMSNSSFNQIQVDLTTTFTILIGIFFPSVTGIMAGSNRSGDLADAQKSIPIGTICAILTTSTVYLSSVLLFAGTVDNLLLRDKFGQSIGGKLVVANMAWPNQWVILIGSFLSTLGAGLQSLTGAPRLLQAIAKDSIIPFLTPFATSSSRGEPTRALVLTVIICQCGILLGNVDYLAPLLSMFFLMCYGFVNLACALQTLLRTPNWRPRFKYYHWSLSFLGLSLCIAIMFMTSWYYALLAMGMAGCIYKYIEYRGAEKEWGDGIRGLALSAARYSLLRLEEGPPHTKNWRPQILILAKLTDDLVPKYRKLFAFASQLKAGKGLTICVSCIGGDYIQNTGKTLAAKVNLRKTIAEEKVKGFVDVLVAKDVVDGLCSLIQTTGLGGMKPNTVILGWPYSWKQSQEERNWRGFLQTVRAVAAARMALLVPKGINFFPDSTEKVVGNIDVWWIVHDGGLLMLLPFLLKQHRTWKNCKMRIFTVAQMEDNSIQMKKDLKKFLYDLRIEAEVEIVEMMDSDISAYTYERTLMMEQRNQMLRELRLNKKESLGVVQSLVDFNEVQAIVDHHHNVDVKVATKVRFQEPGSQNPNAVDEAQEKLVQETEGKEGEADVNDAGEEAKEGNEEETKLIGGSPKQENKENTEKEAKENEEKKTDSPESKKPTITPDEGNVRRMHTSIKLNEVIVKKSKNAQLVILNLPGPPRDTKLERESNYMEFLEVLTEGLERVLMVRGGGREVITIYS; via the exons GAAGAGATGGAAGTTCGTCCTCGAATTTCCACGCTGCTCAACAGCCTGTCGGACTACAGCAACACGATTCCAGCTGCGACCGACCCGGATGCGAAACCTCCACCCGTGCAAGGTGGTGCACGAATGGGTACTTTGATCGGTGTCTTTCTGCCTTGCATCCAAAACATCTTTGGTGTGATTCTATTCATTCGTTTGACCTGGGTCGTTGGCACCGCTGGAGCTTTTCAGGGTTTCTTCATTGTGTTGTGTTGTTGTTGCGTG ACGATGCTGACAGCTATCAGTATGAGTGCCATCGCGACTAATGGCGTTGTACCAGCTGGAGGATCTTACTTCATGATATCCAGAAGTTTGGGTCCAGAATTCGGTGGTGCCGTAGGAATGCTCTTCTATACGGGTACCACTCTAGCTGCTGCTATGTATATCATCGGTGCTGTTGAAATTGTCCTG ACTTACATGGCGCCATCGCTTAGTATATTTGGAGACTTTACAAAAGACCCTAACATCATGTATAATAACTTTCGCGTATACGGTACTGGATTGCTTATGGTAATGGGCACTATCGTATTCATTGGTGTGAAATTTGTCAACAAGTTTGCGACTGTCGCCCTAGCTTGTGTCATTCTTTCTATCGTGGCTGTCTACGTAGGGTTATTCTATAACTTTAATGGCAACGAATCTCTCAA GATGTGTGTTCTCGGAAGGAGATTGTTAAAAGACATCAACGTACTTACCGAATGTAATAAGAATACTAGTGGAATTCTTCATCAACTCTACTGTGGAAATACAACCAACACAAACAAATGTGATCCTTATTATATGGAAAACGATGTGACTATTATAAATGGAATTCGTGGATTGGCCAGTGGTGTATTTTTag ACAATATATGGGACAGCTTTCAAGAAGAAGGCCAACTGATTGCCTATGGAAGAGATCCCAAAGATATTGACATGATGTCCAATTCTTCCTTCAATCAAATTCAAGTCGACCTTACCACTACCTTCACCATTCTTATTGGTATTTTCTTCCCTTCAGTCACag GAATCATGGCTGGCTCCAATAGATCAGGTGACTTAGCAGATGCCCAGAAATCTATTCCTATTGGTACTATTTGTGCCATTTTGACAACCTCAACAGTATATCTCTCCAGTGTTTTACTCTTTGCTGGTACAGTGGACAATCTTCTACTTCGAGATAAATTTGGCCAAAGTATTGGTGGCAAACTGGTAGTAGCGAATATGGCTTGGCCCAATCAATGGGTCATCTTGATTGGTTCTTTCCTGTCCACTCTTGGTGCTGGACTTCAATCTTTAACGGGCGCTCCACGATTACTCCAAGCTATCGCTAAGGACAGTATCATTCCTTTTTTAACTCCATTCGCCACCAGTTCGAGTCGAGGAGAACCTACAAGAGCTCTAGTATTGACAGTAATCATTTGCCAATGTGGTATTCTTCTTGGCAATGTTGACTATTTGGCTCCCTTATTATCAATGTTCTTTCTCATGTGCTATGGCTTTGTAAACCTGGCTTGTGCTCTACAAACTCTTCTCAGAACACCTAACTGGCGACCAAGATTCAAATACTATCATTGGAGTCTTTCTTTTCTCGGTCTGTCCCTCTGCATTGCCATCATGTTCATGACAAGTTGGTACTATGCTTTATTGGCCATGGGAATGGCTGGCTGTATTTACAAATACATTGAATACCGTGGTGCTGAGAAAGAATGGGGTGATGGTATTCGTGGTCTAGCTCTATCAGCCGCTCGTTACTCTCTTTTGAGACTGGAGGAAGGGCCACCTCACACAAAGAACTGGCGACCACAAATTCTCATCTTGGCTAAGCTGACAGATGATCTAGTACCCAAATATCGCAAATTATTCGCATTTGCTAGTCAATTGAAGGCTGGAAAAGGTTTGACAATCTGTGTCAGCTGCATCGGTGGTGATTACATTCAGAACACTGGCAAGACTTTGGCCGCAAAAGTGAATTTGCGCAAGACGATCGCAGAGGAAAAAGTAAAAGGATTCGTAGATGTCTTAGTGGCTAAGGATGTCGTCGATGGTCTCTGTTCTTTGATTCAAACAACCGGATTAGGCGGCATGAAGCCTAATACTGTGATTCTTGGCTGGCCCTATAGCTGGAAACAATcacaagaagaaagaaattggagGGGATTCTTACAGACTGTCAGAGCAGTTGCCGCAGCCAGAATGGCTCTTTTGGTACCTAAAGGAATTAACTTCTTCCCTGATTCAACGGAAAAAGTTGTGGGAAATATCGATGTCTGGTGGATCGTGCACGATGGCGGTCTTCTGATGCTGTTGCCATTCTTGCTGAAGCAACATCGCACATGGAAGAATTGCAAAATGAGAATCTTCACAGTCGCCCAGATGGAGGATAATTCTATTCAGATGAAGAaggatttgaaaaaattcctgTACGACCTGAGAATCGAAGCTGAAGTGGAGATCGTGGAAAtg ATGGATTCAGACATATCTGCATATACTTACGAGCGAACTTTGATGATGGAGCAGAGGAACCAAATGTTGAGAGAGTTGCGACTAAACAAGAAGGAGTCCCTAGGAGTG GTGCAGTCATTGGTGGACTTCAACGAG GTGCAGGCGATTGTGGATCATCACCACAACGTGGACGTGAAGGTGGCCACCAAAGTGAGATTCCAGGAGCCTGGAAGCCAGAATCCTAACGCGGTTGACGAGGCGCAAGAGAAATTGGTACAGGAGACGGAAGGCAAAGAGGGAGAGGCAGATGTTAATGACGCTGGAGAAGAAGCTAAAGAGGGCAATGAGGAGGAAACGAAATTGATTGGTGGGTCGCCGAAACAGGAAAATAAGGAGAATACGGAGAAGGAAGCGAAAGAGAACGAGGAGAAGAAAACTGATAGTCCAGAATCTAAGAAACCTACGATAACACC GGATGAAGGTAACGTAAGACGTATGCATACTTCCATCAAATTGAACGAAGTGATCGTGAAGAAGAGCAAAAATGCTCAGTTAGTCATACTCAATCTACCTGGACCACCAAGAGACACCAAACTAGAACGCGAATCAAATT ATATGGAATTTTTAGAGGTTCTCACCGAGGGTCTTGAGAGGGTGCTGATGGTACGTGGAGGTGGACGGGAGGTGATCACTATCTATTCGTGA